The Brachyhypopomus gauderio isolate BG-103 chromosome 12, BGAUD_0.2, whole genome shotgun sequence genome window below encodes:
- the mier2 gene encoding mesoderm induction early response protein 2 isoform X2 has protein sequence MGSTDHRQGLARVGCLGYATPMELAPLLPASLEEQERTPGARDLQPNTMAARARSGGELPLEELLALYGYDMSHPVLQQQPQAGQTATTLPETTVDKIAKDLFSGEEDEDTRSSADDLTASVTSHAADLVRCHIKVSTQDLPVEDKESAVSSSEEDSDGTSIPSNDGRKDIMVGPQYQACIPLLSSTTCCERAGEGEDQLLWTPAMLSSPAVEEFLLQAQRRLGGDVDRDTLTPGDPVKDNEQALYELVKCNFNTEEALRRLCFNVKVFSEELCAWSEEECRNFEHGYRVHGKNFHLIQANKVRTRSVGECVEYYYMWKKSERHEYFTQQSTKLGRRKYALQSGNMEDGDGDVEHGEVDGSSLQLRPPSPPPALQVEQQAAQREIREKELCADPHSSLQREQLHSCFPTQRPTVDRLSPDSVAAPPCIHPYACAHPPQQDSDYLGSGLYHIHLGSYVGNGAPACSPIRPSGPHQTGFSFPHRPAPPPAITPSTAVPDFDAMGGLLCPSSALCPAQQPHPLMQ, from the exons ATGGGCTCCACAGATCACAGGCAGGGCCTAGCACGCGTTGGTTGCCTGGGCTATGCCACGCCTATGGAGCTGGCCCCTCTGCTGCCCGCATCCCTAGAGGAGCAGGAGAGGACCCCGGGGGCCCGGGACCTTCAGCCCAACACCATGGCCGCCAGAGCCCGTTCG ggtgGTGAGCTGCCTCTAGAGGAGCTGCTGGCCCTCTATGGCTACGACATGTCCCACCCTGTGTTACAGCAGCAGCCGCAGGCCGGCCAGACTGCCACCACGCTGCCCGAGACTACAGTGGACAAA ATCGCTAAGGATCTGTTCTCAGGAGAGGAGGACGAGGACACACGGTCTTCAGCTGATGACCTCACGGCCTCCGTCACCTCTCATGCTGCTGATCTCGTGCGGTGCCATATAAAAG TCTCCACTCAAGACCTTCCGGTTGAAGACAAGGAATCAGCAGTCAGCTCCTCAGAAGAAGATTCAGACGGCACGTCCATCCCCTCCAATGATGGACGCAAG GACATCATGGTGGGTCCGCAGTACCAGGCCTGCATCCCCCTGCTCTCCTCAACCACATGCTGTGAGAGAG CAGGCGAGGGTGAGGACCAGCTGCTGTGGACACCGGCCATGCTgtcctccccggccgtggaggagtTCCTGCTGCAGGCGCAGAGGCGTCTGGGTGGGGACGTGGACAGGGACACCCTCACCCCAGGGGACCCAGTCAAGGACAATGAGCAG GCCCTCTACGAGCTGGTGAAATGCAACTTCAACACTGAGGAGGCTCTGAGGAGACTGTGCTTCAACGTGAAAGTGTTCAGTG AGGAGCTTTGTGCTTGGAGTGAGGAGGAGTGTCGAAACTTTGAACATGGCTACCGTGTCCATGGGAAGAATTTTCACCTCATACAGGCCAACAAG gtGCGCACGCGTTCCGTAGGCGAGTGTGTGGAGTACTACTACATGTGGAAGAAGTCCGAGCGCCACGAGTATTTCACTCAGCAGTCCACCAAGCTGGGACGCCGAAAGTACGCTCTGCAGTCAGGAAACAT ggaggatggagatggagatgttGAACATGGTGAGGTGGATGGATCCAGTTTGCAGCTCCgccctccctccccacctcctgCCCTGCAGGTGGAGCAGCAAG CTGCTCAGCGGGAGATCAGGGAGAAGGAGCTGTGTGCAGATCcacactccagcctgcagaggGAGCAGTTGCACAGCTGTTTTCCAACCCAGAGGCCCACTGTGGACCGTCTCAGCCCGGACAGCGTGGCGGCTCCCCCGTGCATTCACCCCTACGCCTGCGCTCACCCTCCCCAGCAGGATTCAGACTATCTGGGCTCCGGCCTCTACCACATCCACCTGGGCTCTTATGTTGGAAACGGTGCACCTGCTTGTTCTCCAATCAGACCCTCGGGGCCACACCAGACAGGGTTCTCTTTCCCCCACAGACCGGCTCCGCCTCCCGCCATTACCCCGTCCACCGCCGTCCCGGACTTCGATGCCATGGGCGGTTTGCTGTGCCCCTCCTCCGCCCTCTGCCCCGCCCAGCAGCCACACCCCCTCATGCAGTGA
- the mier2 gene encoding mesoderm induction early response protein 2 isoform X1 yields the protein MPLCNAKTFVDLKRIPAVRMGSTDHRQGLARVGCLGYATPMELAPLLPASLEEQERTPGARDLQPNTMAARARSGGELPLEELLALYGYDMSHPVLQQQPQAGQTATTLPETTVDKIAKDLFSGEEDEDTRSSADDLTASVTSHAADLVRCHIKVSTQDLPVEDKESAVSSSEEDSDGTSIPSNDGRKDIMVGPQYQACIPLLSSTTCCERAGEGEDQLLWTPAMLSSPAVEEFLLQAQRRLGGDVDRDTLTPGDPVKDNEQALYELVKCNFNTEEALRRLCFNVKVFSEELCAWSEEECRNFEHGYRVHGKNFHLIQANKVRTRSVGECVEYYYMWKKSERHEYFTQQSTKLGRRKEDGDGDVEHGEVDGSSLQLRPPSPPPALQVEQQAAQREIREKELCADPHSSLQREQLHSCFPTQRPTVDRLSPDSVAAPPCIHPYACAHPPQQDSDYLGSGLYHIHLGSYVGNGAPACSPIRPSGPHQTGFSFPHRPAPPPAITPSTAVPDFDAMGGLLCPSSALCPAQQPHPLMQ from the exons ATGCCACTGTGCAATGCAAAGACTTTCGTGGACCTGAAAAGGATCCCAG CTGTGCGAATGGGCTCCACAGATCACAGGCAGGGCCTAGCACGCGTTGGTTGCCTGGGCTATGCCACGCCTATGGAGCTGGCCCCTCTGCTGCCCGCATCCCTAGAGGAGCAGGAGAGGACCCCGGGGGCCCGGGACCTTCAGCCCAACACCATGGCCGCCAGAGCCCGTTCG ggtgGTGAGCTGCCTCTAGAGGAGCTGCTGGCCCTCTATGGCTACGACATGTCCCACCCTGTGTTACAGCAGCAGCCGCAGGCCGGCCAGACTGCCACCACGCTGCCCGAGACTACAGTGGACAAA ATCGCTAAGGATCTGTTCTCAGGAGAGGAGGACGAGGACACACGGTCTTCAGCTGATGACCTCACGGCCTCCGTCACCTCTCATGCTGCTGATCTCGTGCGGTGCCATATAAAAG TCTCCACTCAAGACCTTCCGGTTGAAGACAAGGAATCAGCAGTCAGCTCCTCAGAAGAAGATTCAGACGGCACGTCCATCCCCTCCAATGATGGACGCAAG GACATCATGGTGGGTCCGCAGTACCAGGCCTGCATCCCCCTGCTCTCCTCAACCACATGCTGTGAGAGAG CAGGCGAGGGTGAGGACCAGCTGCTGTGGACACCGGCCATGCTgtcctccccggccgtggaggagtTCCTGCTGCAGGCGCAGAGGCGTCTGGGTGGGGACGTGGACAGGGACACCCTCACCCCAGGGGACCCAGTCAAGGACAATGAGCAG GCCCTCTACGAGCTGGTGAAATGCAACTTCAACACTGAGGAGGCTCTGAGGAGACTGTGCTTCAACGTGAAAGTGTTCAGTG AGGAGCTTTGTGCTTGGAGTGAGGAGGAGTGTCGAAACTTTGAACATGGCTACCGTGTCCATGGGAAGAATTTTCACCTCATACAGGCCAACAAG gtGCGCACGCGTTCCGTAGGCGAGTGTGTGGAGTACTACTACATGTGGAAGAAGTCCGAGCGCCACGAGTATTTCACTCAGCAGTCCACCAAGCTGGGACGCCGAAA ggaggatggagatggagatgttGAACATGGTGAGGTGGATGGATCCAGTTTGCAGCTCCgccctccctccccacctcctgCCCTGCAGGTGGAGCAGCAAG CTGCTCAGCGGGAGATCAGGGAGAAGGAGCTGTGTGCAGATCcacactccagcctgcagaggGAGCAGTTGCACAGCTGTTTTCCAACCCAGAGGCCCACTGTGGACCGTCTCAGCCCGGACAGCGTGGCGGCTCCCCCGTGCATTCACCCCTACGCCTGCGCTCACCCTCCCCAGCAGGATTCAGACTATCTGGGCTCCGGCCTCTACCACATCCACCTGGGCTCTTATGTTGGAAACGGTGCACCTGCTTGTTCTCCAATCAGACCCTCGGGGCCACACCAGACAGGGTTCTCTTTCCCCCACAGACCGGCTCCGCCTCCCGCCATTACCCCGTCCACCGCCGTCCCGGACTTCGATGCCATGGGCGGTTTGCTGTGCCCCTCCTCCGCCCTCTGCCCCGCCCAGCAGCCACACCCCCTCATGCAGTGA
- the mier2 gene encoding mesoderm induction early response protein 2 isoform X3 — protein sequence MPLCNAKTFVDLKRIPAVRMGSTDHRQGLARVGCLGYATPMELAPLLPASLEEQERTPGARDLQPNTMAARARSGGELPLEELLALYGYDMSHPVLQQQPQAGQTATTLPETTVDKIAKDLFSGEEDEDTRSSADDLTASVTSHAADLVRCHIKVSTQDLPVEDKESAVSSSEEDSDGTSIPSNDGRKDIMVGPQYQACIPLLSSTTCCERAGEGEDQLLWTPAMLSSPAVEEFLLQAQRRLGGDVDRDTLTPGDPVKDNEQALYELVKCNFNTEEALRRLCFNVKVFSEELCAWSEEECRNFEHGYRVHGKNFHLIQANKVRTRSVGECVEYYYMWKKSERHEYFTQQSTKLGRRKYALQSGNMEDGDGDVEHGEVDGSSLQLRPPSPPPALQVEQQGGGCPEEANLRLAAQVQGRPRRKRTPRFLLKP from the exons ATGCCACTGTGCAATGCAAAGACTTTCGTGGACCTGAAAAGGATCCCAG CTGTGCGAATGGGCTCCACAGATCACAGGCAGGGCCTAGCACGCGTTGGTTGCCTGGGCTATGCCACGCCTATGGAGCTGGCCCCTCTGCTGCCCGCATCCCTAGAGGAGCAGGAGAGGACCCCGGGGGCCCGGGACCTTCAGCCCAACACCATGGCCGCCAGAGCCCGTTCG ggtgGTGAGCTGCCTCTAGAGGAGCTGCTGGCCCTCTATGGCTACGACATGTCCCACCCTGTGTTACAGCAGCAGCCGCAGGCCGGCCAGACTGCCACCACGCTGCCCGAGACTACAGTGGACAAA ATCGCTAAGGATCTGTTCTCAGGAGAGGAGGACGAGGACACACGGTCTTCAGCTGATGACCTCACGGCCTCCGTCACCTCTCATGCTGCTGATCTCGTGCGGTGCCATATAAAAG TCTCCACTCAAGACCTTCCGGTTGAAGACAAGGAATCAGCAGTCAGCTCCTCAGAAGAAGATTCAGACGGCACGTCCATCCCCTCCAATGATGGACGCAAG GACATCATGGTGGGTCCGCAGTACCAGGCCTGCATCCCCCTGCTCTCCTCAACCACATGCTGTGAGAGAG CAGGCGAGGGTGAGGACCAGCTGCTGTGGACACCGGCCATGCTgtcctccccggccgtggaggagtTCCTGCTGCAGGCGCAGAGGCGTCTGGGTGGGGACGTGGACAGGGACACCCTCACCCCAGGGGACCCAGTCAAGGACAATGAGCAG GCCCTCTACGAGCTGGTGAAATGCAACTTCAACACTGAGGAGGCTCTGAGGAGACTGTGCTTCAACGTGAAAGTGTTCAGTG AGGAGCTTTGTGCTTGGAGTGAGGAGGAGTGTCGAAACTTTGAACATGGCTACCGTGTCCATGGGAAGAATTTTCACCTCATACAGGCCAACAAG gtGCGCACGCGTTCCGTAGGCGAGTGTGTGGAGTACTACTACATGTGGAAGAAGTCCGAGCGCCACGAGTATTTCACTCAGCAGTCCACCAAGCTGGGACGCCGAAAGTACGCTCTGCAGTCAGGAAACAT ggaggatggagatggagatgttGAACATGGTGAGGTGGATGGATCCAGTTTGCAGCTCCgccctccctccccacctcctgCCCTGCAGGTGGAGCAGCAAGG ggggggttgtccaGAGGAGGCGAACCTGAGGTTGGCGGCTCAGGTGCAGGGCCGACCGCGAAGGAAACGCACCCCCCGTTTCCTCCTAAAGCCTTGA
- the mier2 gene encoding mesoderm induction early response protein 2 isoform X4, translated as MPLCNAKTFVDLKRIPAVRMGSTDHRQGLARVGCLGYATPMELAPLLPASLEEQERTPGARDLQPNTMAARARSGGELPLEELLALYGYDMSHPVLQQQPQAGQTATTLPETTVDKIAKDLFSGEEDEDTRSSADDLTASVTSHAADLVRCHIKVSTQDLPVEDKESAVSSSEEDSDGTSIPSNDGRKDIMVGPQYQACIPLLSSTTCCERAGEGEDQLLWTPAMLSSPAVEEFLLQAQRRLGGDVDRDTLTPGDPVKDNEQALYELVKCNFNTEEALRRLCFNVKVFSEELCAWSEEECRNFEHGYRVHGKNFHLIQANKVRTRSVGECVEYYYMWKKSERHEYFTQQSTKLGRRKYALQSGNMEDGDGDVEHGEVDGSSLQLRPPSPPPALQVEQQEEANLRLAAQVQGRPRRKRTPRFLLKP; from the exons ATGCCACTGTGCAATGCAAAGACTTTCGTGGACCTGAAAAGGATCCCAG CTGTGCGAATGGGCTCCACAGATCACAGGCAGGGCCTAGCACGCGTTGGTTGCCTGGGCTATGCCACGCCTATGGAGCTGGCCCCTCTGCTGCCCGCATCCCTAGAGGAGCAGGAGAGGACCCCGGGGGCCCGGGACCTTCAGCCCAACACCATGGCCGCCAGAGCCCGTTCG ggtgGTGAGCTGCCTCTAGAGGAGCTGCTGGCCCTCTATGGCTACGACATGTCCCACCCTGTGTTACAGCAGCAGCCGCAGGCCGGCCAGACTGCCACCACGCTGCCCGAGACTACAGTGGACAAA ATCGCTAAGGATCTGTTCTCAGGAGAGGAGGACGAGGACACACGGTCTTCAGCTGATGACCTCACGGCCTCCGTCACCTCTCATGCTGCTGATCTCGTGCGGTGCCATATAAAAG TCTCCACTCAAGACCTTCCGGTTGAAGACAAGGAATCAGCAGTCAGCTCCTCAGAAGAAGATTCAGACGGCACGTCCATCCCCTCCAATGATGGACGCAAG GACATCATGGTGGGTCCGCAGTACCAGGCCTGCATCCCCCTGCTCTCCTCAACCACATGCTGTGAGAGAG CAGGCGAGGGTGAGGACCAGCTGCTGTGGACACCGGCCATGCTgtcctccccggccgtggaggagtTCCTGCTGCAGGCGCAGAGGCGTCTGGGTGGGGACGTGGACAGGGACACCCTCACCCCAGGGGACCCAGTCAAGGACAATGAGCAG GCCCTCTACGAGCTGGTGAAATGCAACTTCAACACTGAGGAGGCTCTGAGGAGACTGTGCTTCAACGTGAAAGTGTTCAGTG AGGAGCTTTGTGCTTGGAGTGAGGAGGAGTGTCGAAACTTTGAACATGGCTACCGTGTCCATGGGAAGAATTTTCACCTCATACAGGCCAACAAG gtGCGCACGCGTTCCGTAGGCGAGTGTGTGGAGTACTACTACATGTGGAAGAAGTCCGAGCGCCACGAGTATTTCACTCAGCAGTCCACCAAGCTGGGACGCCGAAAGTACGCTCTGCAGTCAGGAAACAT ggaggatggagatggagatgttGAACATGGTGAGGTGGATGGATCCAGTTTGCAGCTCCgccctccctccccacctcctgCCCTGCAGGTGGAGCAGCAAG AGGAGGCGAACCTGAGGTTGGCGGCTCAGGTGCAGGGCCGACCGCGAAGGAAACGCACCCCCCGTTTCCTCCTAAAGCCTTGA